From the Desulfobacterales bacterium genome, the window TCGGGTCGTAAACATTGAAGTAAAAGCTCTGGCTCCAATTCGGATCGTCACCGTGGCAATATCCTTCATAGTTTTGATTAGATTGATCCATCTTCATTCCTTCATACCTTTCGTTTCTAAACGTTAACAAATTGCGCTTAAAAGACTCTCGATCCGTTGGGTTTGCCCGGAATCGGCGTTCCATCCCCGATTCGCAGTTGCATTTCAGACGCCTTTGTCAAGCAGAAGATAGAGATCGTTCAGCACAGCAGGCCCAATTCCCATCAGCCAGGTGATAAGTACATCTTGATGCGTCTTTCCCCCTCTTACGACGCGGTAACCGGTTCCAAGACAGAGGACCACGAGTTTGTAGGTAACCAGCACTTTATAAAAATGAAGCGCCTTGCGGTCTACCGTCAAACCGCTTGTTTTTTCATATGCCGTCAAAATCTCCTCTTCAGGCATCAACCCGGTACAAAGAAAGGTCTTGCCATCTTCCGCCAGGTGGCCCAACGCTGAAATAGTAGCCCACGCGAGATCCTCATGCCTGTCACCGATGTGCCCGAGTTCCCAATCGAGCCAAGCGGTGATGCGTCCCTCCTGTTCGTTGAAAAGACAATTGCCAATGCGGTAGTCCGAATGAACGATGGACAGGCGATCGACGGTCGGCAAATTGTCCCTCAGCCAGGCATTGGCATATCGCATCAGAGGCACATCTTCGCCGGCGTCTTCTTCCCAGACTCGCTCCCACCAATTCACGGCCCATTCCGCAGCTTGCGTACCGGGCTTGGGGATGTTAAAGGCGGTAAGATTGGATTTTGTGAAATCGAAGGTGTGGATGATGCTGAGATGTTCGATGAATTGCGGAGCCAGCTGTTTACGTAACCGGGCTCCAACGTTCATCCCCGCACCCGAGACATTGCTAACCCCGCAGGAAGGCTTGGTAACGCCCTCCACAAATCCGTATATCATCCCAGGGTACGGGAGGAAGACCGCATCCGAATCCACCCAGTAAACCGGCGGAACAGGCACAATCCCTTCAAACGCCTTGATAAGCTGAAATTCCCGCAGCCGACTCGTTTCCGCTACCGACTCCATTGGCTCCATACGCAACACCATTGGCGTTTTGGTCCTTCCTGTTGCCGGGTTATTCCATGCCAGAGTGAATGCCATTTGCAGCTTCGAAGCGCCCCCGCTCAGCCACCGTACATCGGAAATGTCAAAACGCCCATCGTGATTGCTTCCTATCAGCGCTTCCACACCGTTTTCCAGTGTTTTAAGGGACACCGGCAAGTAGGGGACACCGGGTCTTTGACGCATCTTGCGCGATAAGATGCGATCAATCTCGGCCTCCACCGGAAACCGTTGCCGAATGGCTTCGATCACCTCATCGCTTGGATTGTTCTTGTCCGCATTCAGCATGACTTTTTCTCCTCAATAGTCCTATCGAATTCCGGTTCCTGCAAGGGATTGAGGACTCCATACCGTATCGGGTCGAATCGTCACTAAAAGGTTAGGGCCCATCAAATATGCGTTCACCCAGTAGATCCC encodes:
- a CDS encoding phosphotransferase family protein; this translates as MLNADKNNPSDEVIEAIRQRFPVEAEIDRILSRKMRQRPGVPYLPVSLKTLENGVEALIGSNHDGRFDISDVRWLSGGASKLQMAFTLAWNNPATGRTKTPMVLRMEPMESVAETSRLREFQLIKAFEGIVPVPPVYWVDSDAVFLPYPGMIYGFVEGVTKPSCGVSNVSGAGMNVGARLRKQLAPQFIEHLSIIHTFDFTKSNLTAFNIPKPGTQAAEWAVNWWERVWEEDAGEDVPLMRYANAWLRDNLPTVDRLSIVHSDYRIGNCLFNEQEGRITAWLDWELGHIGDRHEDLAWATISALGHLAEDGKTFLCTGLMPEEEILTAYEKTSGLTVDRKALHFYKVLVTYKLVVLCLGTGYRVVRGGKTHQDVLITWLMGIGPAVLNDLYLLLDKGV